Genomic window (Phacochoerus africanus isolate WHEZ1 chromosome 1, ROS_Pafr_v1, whole genome shotgun sequence):
ttgactgtaccTTCAGCTTGTGAAAGTTCCTAGACAAGGAATTGAGCCCATactgcacagcagtgacctgagctgctgcagtggacaatgccagatccttaacctgatgtatcacaagggaactctctacttttcatcactttaaatacattGGGTCACTCCTTTCTGTCTtgtagagtttctgttgaaaagttAGCTGATAGCCTCATGAGGGTTCCCTTGAATGTAACTTGTTGCTTTTTACCTTGCTCTTTTCAatgttctctctttgtttttaatttttgccattttaattataatcttCTTGGTGTGGTCCTTTTAGGGTGGGTCCTGTTGGGGACTCTGTGCTTCCCGGACCTAGGTACCTATTTCCTATCCcagattagggaagttttcagctcttAATGTCTTTAGATatgttctctgttcttttctttctctcttctccatctgagACCCTTATAATGTGGATGTTAATAAACTTGATGTTTTCCCAAAGATcttttaaactgtcctcatttgttttttcttttttctcttcagttacAGTGATTTCCACTATCGTATCTTCTAGTTcattgatccattcctctgtatcatctaatctacagttgattcctttttttatttcagatattgtattcttcagctcttttTTGGTTCTTCTCTATATATTCTAACTCTGTAaaaaacttctaacttctcaCTCTGTTCATCCATTTTTCCCaagttctttgagcatctttatgatcattaccttaAACTCTTTTTTCAGGTAccttgcttatctccacttcacttagttcttcttatgggattttattttgtttcttcatttggaatGTATTTCTCTGCCATCTCCATTTGCCAAATTTACTGTTTTTATACCTATATATTTGGTAGGTTGGTTACatttcctgatcttggagaagtGGCACTATATAGGAAATATCCTATGTGGTCCAGCAGCACACTTCCCTGTGGTCATCAGAGCTACATGTTCTAGGGGTGCCCTCTATGTGGGCTGCATGGGTCCCTTTTTTGTGGCTGGCTGACAACTATGGGTACACTGGTAGGTGTGAGTGACTCTTAGTCCTGTTGGTTGCCATGCCCTGCCCATGTGGGACTTGGTGGTGGTTGGGGTTGGTTTGTGGCCTGGCTGACTGCATGGCCTCTTGTCCTGGTAATGGCTGCAGGTGGTTGGACTGGATCCTGACATGGGTGGCTGAGGGGCCCAAGGAGTCCTGGAGCTGGTGTTGGCGTGCTGTTGGGCAGGGCCAGACTACTACTGGGGGAGAGCCAGATCTTTAATTCAACTCACTTTGGTGCTGTGGTGATCTGGGACTTGCATTATGGGCAGTATTGGGGTCTGGGAGGACCTGGGGCTAGTGCCTGCCCTCTGATGGACAGAATCAGGTCTCGGGATCTTTGGCTGTGGGGCCTGAAGGTTCTGGAGCTGATGTTGGACCACCGTGGGCAGTGCTGAAGCCCAGGGATTTTGACTGCAGGGCCTTGGGATTCCAGGGATGGTGGAATGGGTAGGGTGGGACCCGTCAGATCATGGTGCTGGTGCCTGACCCCCAGTGTGTGAGGCCAGGACCAGGGCTAGTGCTGGCCCACTGGTGGATGGAGCTGAGCCAAATAACTAGTTATATGGTGTGTGATGGTTTCCAGAGGTCCCAGGGCTAGTGGAAGCCCACTTGTGGATGGGGCTGGCTCCTATAGTGGGTGGGGTCATGTCCTGGGGTGGCTGAGGGCTTAGGGGGGTTCTACAGTAGACAGCCTTTGGGTGGGTAAGTCTGTGTTCTAGCCCACCTAGCTGCCTGGCCAGGGGTTGGTGCCATCTGGTGAGCAGGCCTAGTTTGGCATTGATTGGCTAGAGGGAGGATTCTGAAATGGTGCCTGGCTTAGCAGTGTCCTCATGGTGGAACGAGCGTAGGGTCTTCCTGTACTACCTTATTGGCCGCTTTTCGCATAGTAAAGACTTCTTATGGGTTGACAACTTGGTAAATTGGCTAACACAAATAAACTTTGGTTCATGTATTCGGAGTCAGAATGGAAAATAGCAAGATAAATAAAGAGAACCAGCAATGTGCTTCTGCTTTTCATTTGGCCTTTGCATATTgagtatatttaatatttgttgtgtACACATCAGGCAGAGTGGCAGAGGCTTGGTTGTCATTGAGTCTTTAGGGGTTAATGGCATTTACGAGAACTGTAAATGGTCATGAAGACTTGGTGTTTCATGGAAAGAACACTTGAATATACGGTGAGTGTGTTGTGTTAGTTAGTAGTTATGCTTATTACTATTGGGAGAATGGGTCACTTAGGGAAAGAATCTTCCATACTTGGAAAAGTTTAAAGCAGATCTCATGTTGAGGGTTTCTGCTAAGTTCTGTCTCTTAGAAATCAGTCCTAGTCAGTATGCTGTAGTAGTAATCAGAATGGCTGGGTGCAGTGAATGAAATGAAGGAGGCCTGAATTCTTCAAGTTCATATTTAGGGAAAAATTTAGACATTTTAGGACGTGAGTGTGAGACATGATCTATAGGGAAAACAGTggtaatgaagaaagaaagaattgtctTTTAGGTGCTTTTGTGCTTGATTCCGTTTGGCTGTCTTTTGTTAAGAAACTTGGTTTAAATTCACACTCCTTATCACAGCACCTCTAAACTTGCTGTATACAGTATAGAAACAAGTGGATATATTATATTTAGATACTGTGATAACTTAGCCAAAGACAGTGACCTATCTAAATGTGATAGTAATATCAAGATAAAATGGGGAATGCCGAAATGCTTTGTTCCTTTGGAAGCAAAATTCTGGTTTGGAAATAGTGTTGAAAAAATCCCCTATGATTAAATGACAACAAGAGCATGAAAAGAGGTTCTTTTCCCTAAAATCAGTTTAGAGTCTTTCAGCAGAAACGAAGGGAAGAAGTTGCTCTTGGTTAAATTGGCTAATAGAGGACTTGGAGTCATTGTTCTCTGTAGAAGAAAGATCTTACCCTGAGCTGTAATTTTTCTAACTTCTGTTGCATGCATTGCTACATTTCCTTTTTCCATgtgctcttatttattttcatggcaaatgtatttttaaacacagTCTGTGGGATTATTATTGCAATTAATtagttttgatattttctttttaatgatattttcatttattccttttgctAGCTGGATTGCCTTTTGCAATTCTTACTTCAAGGCATACCCCCTTCCAACGAGGATTATTCTGTAATGATGAGTCCATCAAGTACCCTTACAAAGAAGACACCATACCTTATCCATTATTAGGTGGAATAATCATTCCATTCAGTATTATCGTTGTAAGTTAAATCCACTTTTCCAAGTTTATCACTTTTGGGCAACTGGCTTAATTTTGTGTTAATATGTTAATGATTGAATGTATAACCAtctaaaacaatgtttttttaacctttaatgtTATTTAATCAAAATAATCTCAGCTATTTTAAGTGGGTCCAAAAGGGTAACAATGTGTAATTAGGAGAACCTTACTGAATATATGTAGGCTTTATGCTAATCTCCTCCAAGTCATTGTGATTTTGTAGAGTTCTAATTTGCTGTTGTTTCAGTAATAATGCAATAGATAACTATTATATCAATGTATTTCTATTATACATTATACTTGGATATTGTTTTATAACTTATTGAAACCGTGTCTATGAACCGGCTTCTAGTTACTGAgttctggaaaagaaaatgtgctaACTAATGTTAAGACTTCGTTTAACCCACatttaatttaaagaatttttttacaTAATGGCAGAAATGGGAGATAAACACTTAAgttctatatatataattagcAGCGAACACGAAAGAATTTTTACTGGTACTAAAATACAGTACACTGGTACTAAAACTAAAACCTAGTTTTCTAGGATTTTGGGTGAGAATGCTTAGAGAATGTGCTCTGGGGAAAAGACTTTAAGTGATTGGACTAGGTGATTGTTACACTCTCTTAACTGAGAGAGTCTATGAATTTAATTAGGTTTATGTTCCATAGCTTGTAACTTCAGAAATTAGAGTTAATGGTAAAAGCAGAAATATGGTCTCAACCAGGAGATAAGCCAAAAGATAATAGCATATATATCTTGTCTGTTTTGGagtttattaaaaagcaaaacaaaacttcctaatttaaaaatgtaaacctcTTACTGCAGAATGATCACAGCTCCTTATTAGCACTGAAAGTTAACTCATAATTTGCAGTATGTAATTCATAAAACAAAACCTCTGCTATACAGATACTTGTTTCACAAGCCTGGaagttccttgaaggcagagaTGGTGCCTTGTTCATCTTGCATCCTCACTGCTTGCTGTGGAGCCTGGCATGTCATAGATGCTGGAATGAAACTGGAGTGATTATGTTGTGACATTGGTGACTCTTCTACTGTATagtgaaattttaagaaatcagtGGTCCCTTTAATCGAGACAGATTTTACACTGAGTTTTtactattaaaagaaagaaatccatgcCTATGATCTTTGCATTAAGGAAGGAGTAGGAATAGGATCTTCTTAAAAGAACATGTTTCTGAGAGATTACTAGCTCTTTACATAGAAACATTTTAGTAGGATTCCTAGGCAGATAGTAGCTGATTTCGGACAAAGATTCAAGTACTCAAACACTGCTGCAAATGTACTTCTCTTTCAGTTCTGCTTGTCTTTGTGTCTAAGAAAGATGCTGCACAAGCAGAAGTATAGACACTTGCTATAGACCAGAGGCCCACAATAAGATAGGGTGCTGGTGCTGGGCACCATGTGGTTGTGTGTAGCCTGCACAGCAAGCACAGGGCCTGACAGATATTcagttatcaaaaaaaatttttatagtttattaacTTGGAAGTTTTTATTGTTTCACCATCACCTGCAAGAAGGTTGAATGtagttttcttgaaaaagaacagacttgttgAAAAGTGCTATAAAAGTACTATTTTCATATCAATCGAATCAACAAAGACACAGCTTAGGGAAGTGGTTTTATgtactaatttaaaataatttctgtttattaactCAGCTTTTTGCAGGTAGCACTTCGCTAGACttgtatatgtttaattttattttctagaaagtaaatcatgtctttaaaaaaaaatcaggattctaATTGGGACTTCACACCAGGCCTTTGACATGATTTGCAAATGAACCACAAATATGTTAGTAATTGAGGGAGCCTAGTAGAGAATCAGAATTAATATAGTTTCTCAAAAGCCAAAGGGGAATTTCAATAAGGACCAAATGGTCAGTGATGTCAGATACTACGGAAAAGGTAAGATTTTGGTGATCAAAATCTGGTCTGATGAGaccattttgactttttttggagAGAGATTTTGGAGAGAGTAAAGGGAATGGAGGCATTTAGAGATATTTTGGAAGGAGAGATTTTAGACTATTCTTTTGGAAAGGATTTTAGACTTCTGACTGAAAGACATGTAACTATAGTGACAGTTTACAGGTGTATAAAATCATCTTGGTTGGTGGAGATAtgaagggagatagtgaaaaaaTATTGTAGTGCATAGGTTTTAAATGGTTGAATCACACTgatttaggtaattttttttgtctttttagggccgctcctgcagcagatggaggctcccaggctaggggttgaattggacctgcagctgccagctgtgccacagcaacacaggatccaagctatgtctgtgaactacacaacagctctgtggcaatgctggatccttaactcactgaggggggccagggatcaaacccgcatcctcatgaatactaattgggttcattaccactgaaccgtAAGAGGAACCCTGCCTAAACATTATCTTTAGTTCTTTAATAATTTATCCTATCTTTAGAATCTGAATAAAAAATGCATGACAAGTAGTCCCAGCTCTAAGATTAGGGCACACAGTTAGCTTACTTGTGGACTTTACCAGAGGCTGAGTTAGCATAAATGGCTCAAAGGGCAGGATAAGgtagtaaaatgaaatgaaaatatggcTCTCATGTATAGGTGAAATGCACAGATATATCCCTGCATTTAATTTAGAACTGATTTAGAACATCTCCATTGTCCATTCTTCTCAATAAAGATGGAGTGCTTAATAAAACATGATGTTAAGTTGATAGCATTTTAGTTTTAGAATCCCCTCCACCCTTCCCCAGTATTAAGAGTTAAGTTTCAGCATATACTACTTCTGTAGATCAGCTTTTAATCTGTGCCTAGTGCTCTGAATGTtcctaatgaatttatttttagtcATCAGTGGCAAAAACCAGGGTTTGAATGGCTCTAAACAGTGATCATTATGACTAGGAAGACTCTCAAAGATCAATACTTCGTTTTGGAAAACAGTTGAGTGCTTATGCAAGAAGAGCTGACAGCTGAGATGTGGAAGTTTCAACTGCTCAAATTGTAGTTTAGATTAATATATTTggcatacattttatttatttgtctcgtttttgtctttttagggctgcacccatgtggaagttcccaggctaggggtcaaatcagagctgtagctgctggcctacaccacagccatagcaatgccagatccgagcttcgtctgcagcctacactgcagctcatggcaatgctggacccttaacccactgagtgaggattgaacccgagtcctcatggatactaattgggttcgttactgctgaaccaaacaggaactcctatttgggaGTCGGGGTGTATACAcagatatatttactttttagagctgcacccagggcatttggaggttgaatcagagctgcagctgttggcctacaccacagccacagcaattcggggtctgagctgcttctgcgacctacaccagagctcacagcaatgccagatccctagcccacagagcgaggccagagatcaaacctgtatcctcatgaatactagttagattcgtttctgctgtgccacaatgggaactccctgtttggtatatgttttaaattatcaAAGATCAACTCCATAGCAAAACAGTAGAGAAATCCTTTTTTGCTACTAATCCATCAAGGCAGCTGCTGGAACACTGTAACAGTCCAAGGAAACTCTCTATATTTTAATACAAGGCCTCTGGTATGGTCATAGTGGAGGACCCCAAGCACAATTGCAGAGTTATGATATCCCCAGAAGTACAGTTGGTTTTCTTCTCCTCTGAGACCTGTTCTCAGAAATGGTCATTCACATTAAGGATTATAACAAGGAATACATTTCTGTGAGGCTTAATGTGTTAGTTAAACTAAGAGTGTTCACTTTTTACCCAGAGGTAGCACCTTCAGTTGAAATTCATTGACCACCAGCTCTATTTTAGGTCACTGTGACTAAAAATTCATTCTTGCTTTTGTAGAGTTCACAGTCTAGTTGTCAAAGTTACAACATTCTAATTTTGGAATTCCAGGAGCCAGTGagccaaatgaagaaaatgtttgaaatccCTTTTAGGAGGCAGCCATTTATTTCACCTTTGCTGAGACTCACTCTGAAGACAGTCCTCACTAAATGGAAATGTTTGAATGCTTTGTAAAATTGTTTATGTAAATTTAAGACTAGCGGGTGGAACTCTTAAGTGAAACTTTGTGATTTATATCCACCCCCAATATAAAATAGCAAGCAGATCATTTTTGTTTAAGAGTTTATTTTGGTCTCAGGTAGCTAGAGTGTGGCATATCTTATCAGCAGATGTAattttttataatgttatttgatactttaaaatttctttgggtATTGATCTATGAACTTGGAAAGTATTTGGAAACCTTTTTATGCCTTTAAACTCATTATACTGCTGTGTGCTCACATACACACTCAACTAGAATCTGGGAAGGCTGTAACTCCCATTTTACAAGAGtcagtgaaaaagaaagaggacgGTGTCACTTGAAATGTTTTCTTGGAGAAGAATGTCAAGTGTGTGTTTGGTCTTTTAATGAGACTTGTGAGGGAAGCTGGCCCTGAAGGTTTCCTGGAGAGGCAGGACTGGGAGGCCTTGTCAGCTGATCTTTGCCCTCTGTACCCTTTGGCTTCAGTGTTACATCCCTGCTTTTATTATAGtagctttttctctctttgaaactattttaccCTTTTTAACATGATGGATGTTTTTGATTCTAGGACTGTTTGATGAAAATGCAGACTCTGTCAGATATTCTAATTGGTGAAGTTTTTATTCTTTGAACAAACCATGTTTTCTGTCCTCCATGGATACATCATTGTCTACTTATTAAGACCCAGTTTATttgaatagaagaaaagaaataaggtcttttctgtcaaaaaaaatgtagacaaaCTATTTTGGCTTAGCTACTGCTTTGTAAGGTATCAATTGATCTAACACCTTTTTTTGTGGTCTGGAATTAGATGTTTTAAGTTGCTCtccatttgaaaaggaaaaaaagaggaaggtgttttttaaaacaaatattttactgtgatttaccattttattttctgttttacttcgTTTAAAGTGCCCGGTTGCTGCTTTaacattgtttttctgtttctttttcagatgattGTTGGAGAAACCCTGTCTGTTTACTTTAACCTCTTGCACTCGAATTCCTTTATCAGGAATAACTACATAGCCACTATTTACAAAGCCATTGGAACATTTTTATTTGGTGCAGCTGCTAGTCAGTCCCTGACTGACATTGCCAAGTATTCAATAGGCAGGCTGCGGCCTCACTTCTTGGATGTTTGTGACCCAGACTGGTCAAAAATCAACTGCAGTGATGGTTACATTGAAAACTACATATGTCGAGGGAATGCACAAAAAGTGAAGGAGGGCAGGTGCGTTAAATTTTTAATGCTTGTTTTATCTTGTGTATTCTTGGAATAGAAGGTTTCAGTGATTGGGGGATGAGCTATCCGCTAGCTTAGAGAGGAAGCTAGTATAATCTCTAGGAGGTGAATCGAGATCGTGTTTGATCTATTTTTGctacttattcttttttccc
Coding sequences:
- the PLPP1 gene encoding phospholipid phosphatase 1 isoform X2, yielding MFDKTRLPYVALDVLCVLLAGLPFAILTSRHTPFQRGLFCNDESIKYPYKEDTIPYPLLGGIIIPFSIIVMIVGETLSVYFNLLHSNSFIRNNYIATIYKAIGTFLFGAAASQSLTDIAKYSIGRLRPHFLDVCDPDWSKINCSDGYIENYICRGNAQKVKEGRLSFYSGHSSFSMYCMLFVALYLQARMKGDWARLLRPTLQFGLVAVSIYVGLSRVSDYKHHWSDVLTGLIQGALVAIVVAVYVSDFFKERNSPFKERKEEDSHTTLHETPTTGNHYRNSHQP
- the PLPP1 gene encoding phospholipid phosphatase 1 isoform X1, with translation MTVPSQSTVLSTVGLGLPIFLSGLPFAILTSRHTPFQRGLFCNDESIKYPYKEDTIPYPLLGGIIIPFSIIVMIVGETLSVYFNLLHSNSFIRNNYIATIYKAIGTFLFGAAASQSLTDIAKYSIGRLRPHFLDVCDPDWSKINCSDGYIENYICRGNAQKVKEGRLSFYSGHSSFSMYCMLFVALYLQARMKGDWARLLRPTLQFGLVAVSIYVGLSRVSDYKHHWSDVLTGLIQGALVAIVVAVYVSDFFKERNSPFKERKEEDSHTTLHETPTTGNHYRNSHQP